A single genomic interval of Arctopsyche grandis isolate Sample6627 chromosome 8, ASM5162203v2, whole genome shotgun sequence harbors:
- the LOC143915572 gene encoding isochorismatase domain-containing protein 2-like, giving the protein MAANNLLRLGFLEASRTIFLACDVQEAFRKSMSNFNTLVLVANRMSAASKILNVPLYVSEQYPRGLGPTTKDFNKENAAITYDKTKFSMATPILLDDLKKQFPNKLDAVVLFGLEAHVCVEQTAMDFRSQNIDVHILADGCISRSQQDRVFALQRLRDIGCHITTSESVLFKLMKDKEHPQFKEISKLVREPIPDSFGFDALSKL; this is encoded by the exons ATGGCGGCAAACAATTTGCTTCGTCTAGGTTTTTTAGAGGCATCCCGCACTATTTTTCTTGCGTGCGATGTGCAAGAAGCCTTCAGGAAGTCCATGTCGAACTTCAATACTTTAGTTTTAGTGGCGAACCGAATG tCCGCCGCTTCGAAAATTCTCAACGTCCCTCTATACGTATCTGAACAATATCCCCGTGGCTTAGGGCCCACTACTAAAGATTTCAACAAAGAAAATGCAGCTATCACATACGATAAAACCAAATTCAGCATGGCGACTCCAATATTACTCGATGacttaaaaaaacaatttccTAACAAATTGGACGCCGTAGTTCTATTTGGCTTagaa gcTCACGTATGTGTAGAACAGACTGCGATGGATTTCCGAAGTCAAAACATAGATGTGCATATTTTAGCCGACGGGTGCATATCTCGATCTCAACAAGATAGAGTTTTTGCTTTACAA agGCTTCGTGACATCGGATGCCATATCACAACTTCGGAGAGCGTGCTTTTCAAACTGATGAAAGATAAAGAGCACCCacaatttaaagaaatttctaaaCTCGTTCGAGAGCCTATTCCAGACTCATTCGGCTTTGACGCATTGTCAAAGttgtaa